A genomic window from Pseudomonas leptonychotis includes:
- a CDS encoding response regulator, whose amino-acid sequence MPNPHLSILVVDDAKFSSAMIGRALSQAGYLDLRFASSAAEAIKLLEQRPASVLLADWLMPEMNGLELTVQVRQFDEMAHHYTYVILLTGKEGENVLGEAFDSGVDDFISKAAMNEQLVPRVYAADRLCNTLQRLLQENRLLTENIASLEQRNLIDPLTGLGNNRYLQQKMLDSLRQVESRGGALCYLLIGLQDVHELHQQHGDAFYNELLSGVARRLQQLVRPLDVLVRLDENHFGLITLLSDLHECSPSSFKRLHEGINLKAFKTSEGFISLKAAISLVGLDAKGLPCTPDQIIEHAETLLPESYNSGRVTALRLPLP is encoded by the coding sequence ATGCCGAACCCCCACCTGAGCATTTTGGTCGTCGATGACGCCAAGTTCTCCAGCGCCATGATCGGGCGCGCCCTGAGTCAGGCGGGTTATCTGGACCTGCGATTCGCCAGCAGCGCCGCCGAAGCCATCAAACTGCTCGAACAGCGCCCAGCCAGCGTATTGCTGGCCGACTGGCTGATGCCCGAGATGAATGGCCTGGAGCTGACAGTACAGGTACGCCAGTTCGATGAAATGGCCCACCATTACACCTACGTCATCTTGCTCACCGGCAAGGAAGGCGAGAATGTACTGGGGGAGGCGTTCGACAGCGGCGTTGATGACTTCATCAGCAAAGCGGCCATGAACGAGCAACTGGTGCCGCGGGTTTACGCCGCAGACCGCTTGTGCAACACCCTGCAGCGCCTGCTGCAGGAAAATCGCCTACTCACCGAAAATATCGCCAGCCTGGAGCAGCGCAACCTGATCGACCCGCTCACCGGGCTGGGCAACAACCGTTACCTGCAGCAGAAGATGCTCGACAGCCTGCGCCAGGTTGAATCGCGCGGCGGCGCCCTGTGTTACCTGTTGATCGGCCTACAGGACGTACACGAGCTGCATCAGCAGCATGGTGATGCCTTCTACAACGAGCTGCTCAGCGGCGTGGCCCGCCGCCTGCAACAGCTTGTGAGGCCGCTGGATGTGCTGGTACGCCTGGACGAAAACCACTTCGGCCTGATCACCCTGCTAAGCGACTTGCACGAATGCTCGCCAAGCAGCTTCAAACGCCTGCACGAAGGTATAAACCTCAAGGCCTTCAAAACCAGCGAAGGTTTTATCAGCCTTAAAGCCGCGATCAGCCTGGTTGGCCTCGACGCTAAAGGCCTGCCATGTACCCCGGACCAGATCATTGAACACGCCGAAACACTATTGCCCGAGTCCTACAACAGCGGCCGGGTAACAGCCCTACGCCTGCCGTTGCCGTAG
- a CDS encoding putative 2-dehydropantoate 2-reductase yields MWHILGAGSLGSLWATRLARAGLPVQLILRDQARLRSYQHAGGLTLIEQGEAQHYAITAHIPDHPQPIQRLLLACKAYDAAAAVSQLAPRLVPGAEILLLQNGLGSQDEVARAAPQARCIFASSTEGAFRQADFQVVFAGHGHTWLGDPLDLQPPIWLEDLRQAGIGHDWSLNITSRLWRKLALNCAINPLTVLHDCRNGGLTEHPAHITCLCNELIELLHCCGHSAAAENLHDEVQRVILATAANYSSMHQDVSQGRRTEITYLLGYACNAAQRHQLVLPHLQALHGQLLAHLQAHGLPSH; encoded by the coding sequence ATGTGGCATATCCTCGGTGCCGGCAGCCTTGGCAGTCTGTGGGCCACGCGCCTGGCGCGGGCCGGCCTACCAGTGCAACTGATCCTGCGCGATCAGGCCCGCTTGCGCAGCTATCAACACGCCGGCGGCCTGACCCTGATTGAACAAGGCGAGGCCCAGCACTACGCCATCACCGCGCACATTCCGGATCATCCGCAGCCAATCCAGCGCCTGCTGCTGGCCTGCAAGGCCTATGACGCCGCCGCTGCCGTGAGCCAACTGGCGCCACGCCTGGTTCCTGGCGCCGAAATCCTCCTGCTGCAAAATGGTTTGGGCAGCCAGGATGAAGTCGCCCGCGCAGCGCCCCAGGCGCGCTGCATCTTTGCCTCTAGCACTGAGGGCGCGTTTCGTCAGGCGGATTTCCAGGTGGTGTTTGCCGGCCACGGCCATACCTGGCTCGGCGACCCGCTTGATCTGCAGCCGCCAATCTGGCTGGAAGACTTGCGCCAGGCCGGCATTGGCCATGACTGGAGCCTCAATATCACCAGCAGGCTGTGGCGCAAGCTGGCATTAAATTGCGCCATCAATCCGTTGACCGTGCTGCATGACTGCCGCAATGGCGGGCTGACTGAACACCCGGCTCACATCACCTGCCTGTGCAACGAGCTAATCGAACTGCTGCACTGCTGTGGCCACAGTGCGGCCGCAGAGAACCTGCACGATGAAGTGCAACGGGTGATCCTAGCCACCGCTGCGAACTATTCTTCCATGCATCAGGATGTCAGCCAGGGCCGGCGTACAGAAATCACCTACCTGCTGGGTTACGCCTGCAATGCCGCACAACGTCACCAATTGGTGCTGCCGCATTTACAGGCTCTGCACGGCCAACTGCTGGCTCACCTGCAAGCACACGGATTGCCCAGCCACTGA
- a CDS encoding sensor histidine kinase, with protein sequence MPLRQRLENLPVGRKLLAALLVLLATVLLVANLAFISAAYWISQESVAPQALHTLGRLIASPPLSRQALSSPGAAEELLRRLDDYAPLRAAVIYDAKGLNLAQLQRGTKLQLPQRIEDVESWRHSEFRINQLVELPQATGSAGHLLLVASSELPGVFYTGTLTASLVILALSVLLWLIVSRQVRRLITRPIRRLEELSRQVTREENYALRARRGNADEIGSLADAFNTMLVRIEAREQQLKRARDDAQQAFDQAQRLAEETRHFNRKLELEVQVRSKIEKKLTGFQKYLNSIIDSMPSALIALDEQLYVTQWNQEASSLSGTGLDEALNQPIFLAFPPLKQFLPQMQRTVEQHQVEKIERFTWGSNNEQPCHFALTFYPLTGGSGRGVVIRIDDITQRLNMEEMMVQSEKMLSVGGLAAGMAHEINNPLGAILHNVQNIRRRLSPELEKNREQAEQTGICLEAIDRYLHAREIPRLLDGIQQAGSRAAKIVSHMLNFSRRSDRQLAPCHLPALIDQAVEIASNDFDLTESFDFKSLHILRDFEAALPAVPGTANELEQVLLNLLKNAAQAIHQRDDTAPPGQITLRVRLAAPWAEIQVEDNGVGMPESVRKRIFEPFFTTKEVGQGTGLGLSVSYFIITNNHKGQMEVQSKAGQGTCFTLRLPLATTLPDTGL encoded by the coding sequence ATGCCTCTGCGCCAGCGCCTTGAAAATCTACCCGTCGGCCGCAAGCTGCTGGCTGCCCTGCTGGTATTGCTGGCCACAGTATTGCTGGTGGCCAACCTGGCATTTATCAGCGCGGCCTACTGGATCTCTCAGGAGAGCGTGGCACCGCAAGCCCTGCACACCCTCGGCCGGTTGATTGCCAGCCCGCCGCTGAGCAGGCAAGCGCTGAGCTCACCCGGCGCCGCCGAAGAGCTGCTCAGACGCCTAGATGATTACGCGCCCCTGCGTGCAGCGGTGATCTATGACGCTAAAGGTCTGAACTTGGCGCAGTTGCAGCGCGGCACCAAGCTGCAGCTGCCACAGCGTATCGAGGACGTCGAATCCTGGCGCCACAGCGAGTTCCGCATCAACCAATTGGTCGAACTACCGCAAGCCACAGGTAGCGCCGGTCATCTGCTGCTGGTGGCCTCCAGTGAGCTTCCTGGGGTGTTCTACACCGGCACCCTGACCGCCAGCCTGGTCATCCTCGCGTTAAGCGTACTGCTCTGGCTGATTGTCTCGCGCCAAGTACGCCGCCTGATCACCCGCCCGATCCGCCGCCTCGAGGAGCTCTCACGCCAGGTTACCCGCGAGGAAAACTACGCCCTGCGCGCGCGGCGGGGTAACGCGGATGAAATAGGCAGCCTGGCCGATGCCTTCAACACCATGCTGGTGCGCATCGAAGCCCGCGAGCAGCAACTCAAACGGGCCCGCGACGACGCTCAGCAAGCCTTCGACCAGGCCCAGCGTCTGGCCGAAGAAACCCGCCACTTCAACCGCAAGTTGGAGCTCGAAGTTCAGGTGCGCAGCAAAATCGAGAAAAAACTCACCGGCTTTCAGAAGTACCTCAACAGCATCATCGACTCCATGCCCTCGGCACTGATCGCCCTCGACGAGCAGCTCTACGTCACCCAATGGAACCAGGAAGCCAGCAGCCTCTCCGGCACCGGCCTGGATGAGGCGCTGAACCAGCCGATCTTTCTCGCTTTCCCGCCGCTAAAACAATTTCTGCCACAAATGCAGCGCACCGTTGAGCAGCATCAGGTGGAAAAGATCGAGCGCTTTACCTGGGGAAGCAACAATGAACAGCCGTGCCACTTCGCCCTGACCTTTTACCCGTTAACGGGCGGCAGCGGGCGTGGCGTGGTGATCCGTATCGACGACATCACCCAGCGCCTGAACATGGAAGAGATGATGGTGCAGTCGGAAAAAATGCTCTCGGTCGGCGGCCTAGCTGCCGGCATGGCACACGAGATCAACAACCCGCTGGGGGCCATCCTGCACAACGTGCAAAACATCCGCAGACGCCTGTCTCCGGAGCTGGAAAAAAACCGCGAACAGGCCGAGCAGACTGGCATCTGCCTGGAAGCCATTGATCGCTACCTGCATGCCCGGGAAATTCCGCGCCTGCTCGACGGCATCCAGCAGGCTGGCAGCCGCGCGGCGAAAATCGTCAGCCACATGCTCAATTTCAGTCGCCGCAGCGATCGACAACTGGCGCCCTGCCACTTGCCAGCACTCATCGACCAGGCCGTGGAGATCGCCAGTAACGACTTCGACCTGACCGAAAGCTTCGACTTTAAGAGCCTGCACATCCTGCGCGATTTTGAAGCCGCACTGCCTGCCGTGCCCGGCACCGCCAACGAACTGGAGCAGGTACTACTCAATCTACTGAAAAACGCTGCCCAAGCCATCCACCAGCGCGACGATACAGCGCCGCCAGGGCAGATCACCCTGCGCGTGCGCCTGGCTGCGCCCTGGGCGGAGATCCAGGTCGAGGACAACGGCGTCGGCATGCCCGAGTCGGTGCGCAAGCGTATTTTCGAGCCGTTCTTCACCACCAAGGAGGTGGGCCAGGGCACTGGGCTCGGCCTGTCCGTGTCCTACTTCATCATTACCAACAACCACAAAGGGCAGATGGAAGTGCAGTCAAAAGCAGGTCAAGGCACCTGTTTTACCTTGCGTTTGCCGCTGGCCACCACCCTTCCCGACACAGGTCTTTGA
- a CDS encoding cob(I)yrinic acid a,c-diamide adenosyltransferase gives MGYRLSKIYTRTGDAGETGLADGRRVTKDHPRVDAMGEVDTLNSHIGLLLADLAEQQAQHPGLAEIIEVLAPCQHRLFDLGGELAMPDYQALQAPEIERLEGAIDRWNEEVGPLENFILPGGSRLIAQAHVCRSLARSAERRCQHLNAVEPIRGVGLAYINRLSDLLFVAARVIAKRQQVAEILWQAAPKQAD, from the coding sequence ATGGGCTACCGCCTTTCGAAAATTTACACACGCACCGGCGATGCCGGTGAAACTGGCCTGGCCGATGGCCGTCGCGTGACCAAGGACCACCCGCGCGTGGATGCCATGGGCGAGGTGGATACGCTGAACAGCCACATTGGCCTGTTGCTCGCCGACCTGGCCGAGCAGCAAGCCCAACACCCAGGACTTGCCGAGATTATTGAGGTGCTTGCGCCCTGCCAGCACCGTCTGTTCGATCTTGGCGGTGAGCTGGCGATGCCCGATTACCAGGCCCTGCAGGCTCCGGAAATCGAGCGCCTGGAAGGCGCTATTGACCGCTGGAACGAAGAAGTCGGCCCGCTGGAGAATTTCATCCTCCCCGGCGGCTCACGCTTGATCGCCCAGGCTCACGTCTGCCGCAGCCTGGCGCGCAGCGCCGAGCGCCGCTGCCAACATCTGAATGCGGTGGAGCCGATTCGCGGCGTTGGCTTGGCTTACATCAATCGCCTGTCTGACCTGCTATTCGTGGCTGCACGTGTGATTGCCAAGCGCCAGCAGGTCGCGGAAATACTCTGGCAGGCGGCGCCCAAGCAAGCGGATTAA